A stretch of the Candidatus Saccharimonadales bacterium genome encodes the following:
- a CDS encoding cohesin domain-containing protein: MKWIQSRRELVRNSLAVIVVLIVSILGVKILMGSQAATGATMSMKTSSTSLAPGSTFSVTLSEDSGTDLVNSVQASLSYDAAQLQYVSITNGTAFPTVAANSTSTPGIVRVGRAATTPVSGVKDIVTVNFTVLASSGTIGLTYDKNFSFVVRSTDNTDILTTTTGLSLPVSGGSTASASMSLSPASGNVAAGSTFTVTVRENSGTSAVNTVQTAITYDPAKLQYVSMAEGNVFTNIAATDTVTAGRVRVARAVQAGSAGVSGDNPVVVLTFKALSASGATSLTIDKTQSYVNLASTSANILGTVAGSTFTIASAPAPASATLSLSPTSGSFANGSTVAVTVKATSTAAPMTTVQSTINYPAAQLQYVSTTEGGVFPTAQRTNTATSGVIDIIRSLPGGSDGVTGANNVVTISFKVIGTTGAAALTFGNTSAIYDDSGTGTNILSIVNSTAANYTVASPQPTCTGNPSQPTALTRTSTNYTTLGLSWTASTPASGCTLAGYHILRGGVSIGDVTTGTTFTDSGLVSGTNYVYSIQAFDTAGRVSTASTAVTMTTKADDQSPTAPAGVTAAAPGAVSVNLSWNPSTDYPIPGGVGLAGYRIYRNNATTPTYTVTNGTTYTDTNVTASTTYGYTVTAYDNLGNESAPSNVVSARTATGTVACTGNPTVPTALASGASTMTTTSLSWTASTPASGCTLAGYRILRNSTVIGSSATTSFSDTGLTPNTSYTYAVQAYDANGNVSALSTARTVVTASDTTAPAAPTGVTGTAVSPGQVTLAWTASTDNVAVTGYKVYRGTTLLTTTSATARTYNDTTVSADTSYVYTVSAIDGAGNESTKTAATPNPVRTPIATDATAPSAPASLRTVTITTRSVALTWNASNDNTAVTGYHVYRNGALIGDATGLSYTNTGLTANTAYVYTVKAFDRAGNTSAASNALTVTTLTPTGTELGDFNGNGMVDLSDLSTLLTHWQERNVPIRYGDLNQDGIVDRTDLSTLLSYLGEKV; this comes from the coding sequence GTGAAGTGGATACAATCCCGTCGAGAGTTAGTACGAAATAGTTTAGCCGTAATTGTTGTGTTGATCGTCAGTATACTTGGCGTAAAAATATTGATGGGCAGCCAGGCTGCAACCGGTGCGACCATGTCAATGAAGACGTCGTCTACCTCTCTTGCCCCTGGATCAACTTTTTCTGTGACGCTGAGTGAAGACAGCGGTACTGATTTAGTAAACAGCGTACAGGCTTCACTGAGTTACGATGCGGCTCAGCTGCAATATGTCAGTATCACCAACGGCACAGCCTTTCCAACGGTAGCCGCCAACAGCACAAGCACGCCAGGCATCGTTCGCGTCGGCCGGGCTGCCACCACTCCCGTTAGCGGCGTTAAAGACATCGTTACGGTTAACTTCACGGTCCTAGCCAGCTCCGGCACGATCGGCCTGACCTATGATAAGAATTTCTCCTTTGTTGTACGCAGCACTGACAATACGGATATTTTGACGACAACAACCGGTCTCAGCCTGCCAGTATCTGGTGGCTCAACAGCCAGCGCCAGCATGTCGCTCAGCCCTGCGTCGGGGAATGTCGCAGCCGGATCGACTTTTACGGTCACTGTTCGCGAGAACAGCGGCACGTCTGCTGTTAATACTGTCCAAACAGCTATCACGTATGATCCCGCCAAATTGCAGTATGTCAGTATGGCTGAAGGAAATGTGTTCACAAACATTGCTGCAACGGATACGGTAACGGCGGGCAGGGTACGGGTTGCCCGAGCCGTTCAAGCTGGCTCGGCCGGCGTTTCGGGCGATAATCCGGTCGTTGTGTTAACTTTCAAAGCATTGAGCGCGTCAGGAGCGACCTCGCTGACCATAGACAAGACTCAGTCATACGTCAATCTTGCTAGCACGAGTGCAAATATCCTCGGAACTGTTGCCGGCAGTACGTTCACTATAGCCTCCGCGCCAGCGCCCGCTTCTGCCACCTTATCACTTAGTCCGACGAGCGGAAGCTTTGCAAACGGCTCAACCGTCGCAGTTACGGTTAAGGCAACCAGTACTGCTGCACCTATGACAACGGTTCAGTCAACTATAAATTATCCTGCGGCTCAGCTGCAATACGTTAGCACTACCGAAGGCGGCGTCTTCCCAACGGCGCAGCGCACCAATACCGCCACAAGCGGAGTCATTGACATCATTCGCAGCTTACCTGGTGGGAGCGATGGAGTGACTGGTGCAAATAATGTTGTGACGATCAGCTTCAAAGTTATTGGTACGACCGGAGCAGCAGCACTAACTTTCGGAAATACCTCAGCTATCTACGATGATTCTGGCACCGGCACAAACATTCTTAGTATCGTTAATTCGACGGCTGCAAACTATACCGTAGCTTCGCCACAGCCAACTTGTACCGGCAACCCAAGCCAGCCAACCGCGCTAACCCGAACCAGCACCAATTACACGACGCTTGGACTGTCCTGGACCGCCAGCACGCCAGCCAGCGGTTGTACACTCGCCGGATATCACATCCTCCGCGGCGGGGTGAGCATTGGCGATGTCACGACTGGTACGACGTTTACCGACAGCGGCCTCGTATCAGGAACCAATTACGTGTACAGTATTCAAGCCTTCGATACTGCCGGTCGTGTATCGACTGCCAGCACCGCTGTAACCATGACAACGAAGGCAGACGATCAGTCTCCAACCGCTCCGGCTGGCGTGACGGCTGCGGCACCCGGAGCAGTCAGCGTCAACCTTTCCTGGAATCCAAGTACTGATTACCCTATACCCGGTGGAGTAGGGCTTGCTGGATACCGTATATACCGTAACAATGCAACGACACCGACCTACACAGTCACAAATGGCACAACCTATACTGATACCAATGTAACTGCCAGTACTACCTACGGCTATACGGTGACAGCCTATGACAACCTCGGCAATGAAAGCGCACCGTCGAACGTTGTTTCAGCCAGGACTGCTACCGGCACGGTAGCATGCACCGGCAATCCTACGGTACCGACTGCGCTGGCATCTGGTGCGAGCACCATGACCACGACCAGTTTGTCCTGGACTGCCAGCACGCCAGCCAGCGGTTGTACGCTCGCCGGCTACCGTATCCTGCGCAATTCGACAGTTATCGGCAGCTCCGCTACTACCAGCTTCAGCGACACCGGCCTGACACCAAACACCAGCTACACATACGCTGTTCAAGCATACGATGCCAATGGTAATGTATCGGCACTCAGCACCGCCAGGACGGTTGTCACGGCAAGTGACACGACAGCGCCAGCTGCACCAACTGGCGTAACCGGTACTGCAGTATCGCCTGGACAAGTGACACTTGCCTGGACCGCCAGCACTGATAATGTCGCCGTAACAGGGTACAAGGTATACCGCGGTACAACGCTCCTGACGACAACGTCAGCTACAGCTCGCACTTACAATGACACGACGGTCAGCGCCGACACCAGCTACGTGTACACCGTTTCAGCTATCGACGGAGCGGGCAACGAGAGTACCAAGACAGCAGCGACACCAAATCCAGTCCGCACCCCAATAGCCACTGATGCAACCGCACCAAGCGCTCCCGCTAGCCTCCGAACTGTTACCATAACGACAAGATCAGTTGCGCTCACCTGGAACGCCAGCAACGATAATACCGCAGTCACCGGCTATCATGTCTACCGAAATGGTGCCCTCATCGGTGATGCGACTGGGCTGTCCTACACAAATACTGGTCTGACCGCCAACACGGCTTACGTCTACACCGTCAAAGCCTTCGACCGGGCAGGTAATACATCTGCAGCGTCAAACGCATTAACGGTTACGACTCTTACGCCAACTGGCACAGAGCTCGGCGATTTCAACGGCAACGGCATGGTCGACCTGTCAGACCTGTCTACGCTGCTGACACACTGGCAAGAAAGAAATGTACCGATAAGGTACGGAGACTTAAACCAGGACGGTATAGTGGACCGCACTGACCTTTCAACGTTACTGAGTTACCTAGGAGAGAAAGTATGA
- a CDS encoding Ig-like domain-containing protein → MNRALAKFNHLEKLMPLLVVGVLIAAGAVIYNFNARAATAGFSFTTSANSYKIGDTFEVAVYENSDTQCANVVQADFTYPANLLKYNAASASGSKFESVLSSDSGNGTVSLQQYTTRKECGSGGASTSGVSGNQLIARVSFTVINAGTAALNFSPNSTAISSSDNQTNVSPSSTGVSLTLTPQTSTTTPPVTSPPVTKPPSAPPKPAPRPVTAITPTTTGTAIPLNDNDVLQLEAPADVTPLPVQPDGINRIEYYLGGKLVATVKTAPYKYRLDTANMLNGRYNLTTKTYYANGQFKSVSQTVIVDNPFGFTQFKLIMKKFAWLIILLLLLIAAAVAAWIMHRGGKWNGHDDDPTDFTPGTHNVPSDGPVIQPSNVPLVSKPVAPKSSEAVSADIKKSPATQTVWQPRPLPSSPAKTVKPSEAHDLTIASPPKETAAVGKPEVSDDGANIIHPTTPTDTAR, encoded by the coding sequence ATGAATCGTGCACTTGCTAAATTTAACCACCTAGAGAAGCTGATGCCGCTGCTTGTTGTCGGCGTTCTCATAGCGGCGGGTGCGGTAATCTACAATTTCAATGCCCGAGCAGCTACAGCCGGTTTCTCGTTCACTACCTCAGCAAACAGCTACAAGATTGGCGACACTTTCGAAGTCGCAGTCTACGAGAACTCTGACACCCAGTGTGCCAACGTCGTCCAGGCTGATTTCACCTATCCGGCAAATTTGCTCAAATACAACGCTGCATCGGCTAGTGGCAGTAAATTCGAAAGCGTTCTGTCATCAGACTCAGGAAATGGCACCGTATCGCTGCAACAATACACCACACGCAAAGAGTGTGGCAGCGGGGGAGCCTCTACCTCCGGCGTCAGTGGCAATCAACTGATCGCACGTGTGTCATTTACGGTTATCAATGCTGGCACAGCAGCACTGAATTTCAGCCCTAACAGCACTGCCATAAGTAGCTCCGACAACCAGACGAATGTCTCACCTAGCAGCACGGGCGTTAGCCTTACGCTGACACCGCAGACTTCAACCACCACACCGCCCGTAACTTCTCCGCCAGTTACAAAGCCGCCGTCAGCACCTCCGAAGCCAGCCCCACGTCCAGTTACCGCCATCACGCCGACGACGACCGGCACGGCAATCCCCCTGAACGACAACGATGTTCTTCAGCTAGAAGCACCAGCTGATGTCACGCCACTGCCTGTCCAGCCTGATGGTATCAACAGAATCGAGTATTACCTTGGTGGTAAGCTGGTCGCAACAGTCAAGACTGCGCCGTACAAATACCGCCTCGATACCGCTAATATGCTCAACGGCAGGTACAATCTGACGACCAAGACCTACTACGCCAACGGTCAGTTCAAATCAGTCAGTCAGACAGTAATCGTTGATAATCCATTCGGTTTCACGCAGTTCAAACTCATCATGAAGAAGTTCGCATGGCTCATCATCCTGCTGCTTCTACTCATCGCTGCCGCAGTTGCCGCCTGGATCATGCACCGCGGTGGAAAATGGAATGGACACGATGACGACCCGACCGACTTCACGCCTGGAACCCACAATGTTCCTAGTGACGGACCAGTCATTCAGCCCAGCAATGTGCCGCTTGTATCTAAGCCAGTTGCTCCCAAGAGCAGTGAAGCAGTGAGCGCTGACATCAAGAAATCACCAGCAACTCAAACAGTGTGGCAGCCCCGACCGCTTCCTTCGTCGCCAGCAAAAACTGTAAAGCCCAGTGAAGCACACGATCTGACCATTGCCTCTCCCCCCAAGGAAACAGCTGCCGTCGGCAAGCCTGAAGTCTCGGATGATGGTGCAAACATCATACACCCGACGACTCCGACCGATACCGCACGGTAA
- a CDS encoding cohesin domain-containing protein has protein sequence MVKSIILNNRRFRSAVSLTVALLLVGVISYLGVTTYRASQASTGPSIYASPGSATLVSGSTVSITIREDSGTEKVNSVQTTMNYDAAVLEFVSMSEGGVFPVVAATDTRTPGVIRVARAIADADVSGDKPIVTISFKVIGTTGSGAIGFDKAYSYLVRSSDNKDILQNVGSGSVAIGPSPGSATPVATAPATNSSKPTFYINPPTGSFAPGSTITAAVRINTHSVAVTTVEAAISYPANQLQYNGVSEGGPFVTKQRTSAGNGTINVIRSIPGGSEPVQGDESVVTISFKVIGRSGDATLKFDASSAAYDASGTGTNILDQASSGIGKYTISSTAPATSASTEPAVPTTVVSPAQAVSITSKGTSGRAAITSDSSGATITELSGEVTLAPIIDPTVTTPGSKETVKKVEYFLGEELIVSKSSQPFSFTFDSKSKQNGTYTLVVKTYYSSGRVDSRTDTLLIKNKVDATYVARNYGSYVLVTAITLGLLAFVIVKLVIPRAARRHSATPTKDPDALYGFSQQPNTFNGGPVASDPTVVAPTGSLAAPTAVAGMSSAMMTPALPMNNTNDINTTNPVVAELLAPTMQASQALAAPLNPTPSPQSPSAPIAPPVSSSSTGAISPVTNSIVTPSATPQASGLPLSSAVRYVDGIRPPAATSSPVRPAPADAQTPSPMPAPVQPSSSSISPVSATSSMPLTPYSPATASVQPIVSISPAVPLTNSVSPVLNSPVSTSSQPLPTPPSTPTPPTYAPSATV, from the coding sequence ATGGTAAAATCAATAATTTTGAACAATAGACGTTTTCGTTCTGCTGTATCACTTACGGTAGCGTTGCTTCTAGTAGGTGTCATCAGCTACCTAGGTGTCACTACGTACCGGGCCAGCCAAGCGTCGACAGGCCCGTCCATATACGCCAGCCCAGGATCTGCGACACTTGTCAGTGGTTCGACAGTCTCGATTACAATCCGTGAGGACAGCGGTACTGAAAAGGTCAATAGCGTCCAGACGACGATGAATTATGATGCCGCTGTCCTGGAATTTGTCAGTATGAGCGAAGGCGGTGTTTTCCCAGTTGTTGCCGCCACAGATACCAGAACGCCTGGCGTTATCCGTGTTGCTCGGGCCATAGCCGACGCCGACGTCAGCGGCGACAAGCCAATTGTCACGATCAGCTTCAAAGTCATCGGTACCACCGGCAGTGGGGCAATCGGATTTGATAAAGCCTACTCTTACTTAGTACGAAGTTCAGACAATAAAGACATTCTGCAAAATGTTGGCAGTGGCAGTGTGGCTATTGGGCCATCTCCTGGATCTGCCACTCCAGTGGCAACTGCGCCAGCTACTAACTCATCCAAGCCGACATTTTATATCAATCCGCCAACCGGATCATTTGCACCAGGTTCAACCATTACGGCTGCCGTCCGCATAAACACCCATAGCGTAGCCGTTACGACTGTCGAAGCTGCCATTAGCTATCCAGCAAATCAGCTGCAATACAATGGAGTCAGTGAAGGCGGACCATTTGTAACCAAGCAGCGTACCAGCGCCGGCAACGGCACGATTAATGTCATTCGCAGTATCCCGGGTGGCAGCGAGCCGGTGCAGGGCGACGAATCGGTAGTGACAATTTCATTCAAGGTAATTGGCCGGTCAGGCGATGCGACACTCAAATTCGATGCATCATCAGCAGCTTATGACGCCTCCGGAACCGGCACCAACATACTCGATCAGGCAAGTTCCGGCATTGGTAAATATACTATTTCGTCGACGGCGCCAGCCACATCAGCCAGCACCGAACCGGCCGTTCCAACAACCGTCGTATCTCCGGCTCAGGCAGTATCGATCACATCGAAAGGCACAAGTGGCCGGGCGGCTATAACCTCCGACAGCAGCGGCGCGACCATCACCGAACTATCTGGCGAAGTAACGCTGGCTCCTATCATAGATCCAACCGTCACAACGCCTGGTTCCAAAGAAACAGTCAAAAAAGTCGAGTATTTCCTAGGAGAGGAATTAATCGTATCCAAAAGCAGCCAGCCGTTTAGCTTCACCTTTGATTCAAAGTCCAAACAGAACGGTACCTACACGCTTGTCGTCAAAACATATTACAGTAGCGGCAGGGTAGATTCCCGCACCGATACGCTGCTTATCAAGAACAAAGTTGACGCTACCTACGTTGCCCGCAATTACGGCAGTTATGTCCTGGTCACGGCCATCACGCTCGGGCTGCTCGCATTTGTCATAGTCAAACTCGTCATCCCGCGCGCCGCGCGCCGCCACTCGGCTACACCAACGAAGGACCCAGATGCACTCTACGGTTTTAGCCAGCAACCAAATACATTCAATGGCGGACCAGTTGCCAGCGATCCGACCGTCGTTGCCCCCACCGGCAGCCTGGCCGCGCCAACCGCAGTCGCTGGTATGTCATCGGCTATGATGACGCCAGCCCTGCCAATGAATAATACGAACGATATCAACACGACCAATCCGGTCGTTGCAGAATTGCTTGCTCCTACCATGCAAGCCAGCCAGGCGCTTGCCGCACCGCTAAATCCAACTCCGTCGCCGCAAAGTCCGTCAGCACCGATTGCTCCACCCGTATCGTCATCGTCAACAGGGGCTATCTCTCCCGTTACCAATTCGATAGTGACACCGTCGGCTACGCCACAGGCGTCCGGCTTGCCGCTGTCGTCAGCAGTACGCTACGTCGATGGTATCCGCCCTCCCGCAGCCACGTCGTCGCCCGTGCGCCCGGCGCCAGCCGATGCACAAACTCCGTCACCGATGCCTGCTCCTGTCCAGCCGTCCAGCTCGTCTATATCACCAGTATCAGCCACGTCGTCCATGCCACTAACACCGTACTCGCCTGCGACTGCTTCCGTGCAACCAATTGTCTCAATTTCGCCAGCCGTCCCACTGACGAACAGTGTGTCGCCGGTCCTCAACTCGCCCGTGTCTACGAGCTCACAGCCGTTACCAACCCCACCATCAACCCCAACTCCACCAACATACGCTCCATCGGCCACCGTCTAA
- a CDS encoding DNA translocase FtsK: protein MAKKKKQTRSKKSAPRQPSPFWQYASAVFLILLALFVLLGGFGTGGALPISLFDGAQSGLGLAAYMLPVVLVYWGVIKFMSDNHRMPLGKLLSLFAALFIAAGFLHIVTAVQGTALDGTAAWLDGKGGAIGSFFGGLLLGALDKLPAAIVSIALFIPAVFHAFGIPLSVIWDTLKSMIPEPREREDTDLSTLKKRSKAEPIGFKINEGTPSIIEAAEPEEAPARPRFGGLKNSGVRMAATAAETTQDALTTTSDPNWQLPTLTLLNQKQDKPDAGDVNGNAAIIHDTFANFNIDVEMEHANIGPRVTQYTLKPPTNVKLTKITALENNLALDLAAHSIRMEAPIPGQRAVGIEVPNEKAATVRIGNLFGSAAWKKLSANPLGFVIGKDIAGDVVVADLAKMPHLLVAGQTGSGKSVMINTFLTSLLYHNSPSDLKLILVDPKQVEMAPYNDIPHLLCPVINEPEKCISALKWAVAEMERRLRTMADVGKRNIGEYNNLKKEEGMPYIVIVIDELADLMMMAARDVEALIVRLAQKARAAGIHLVLATQRPSVDVITGLIKANVPARIAFTVASQVDSRTIIDQMGAEKLLGRGDMLLLTSDMPKPKRVQAALIEDDETAKVTDFIKMQRPPAYDMDVISQPVQLNGKGGVVADSGSGGSDAENDMFRDAVRVVIEGKKASTSLLQRRLRIGYGRAARLIEEMEEQGIIGQADGARPREVLVSSLEQVFGGGNAEGDPAATEPEPAVRLVQ from the coding sequence ATGGCAAAAAAGAAAAAACAAACAAGAAGCAAAAAATCAGCTCCGAGGCAGCCGTCTCCGTTTTGGCAGTACGCCAGTGCTGTATTTCTGATACTGCTAGCACTCTTCGTACTACTTGGCGGTTTCGGGACTGGCGGCGCATTACCGATCAGCCTGTTTGACGGTGCTCAGTCCGGGCTTGGTCTGGCGGCCTACATGCTGCCCGTTGTACTCGTCTATTGGGGCGTTATCAAATTCATGTCCGACAATCACCGCATGCCGCTTGGCAAACTACTGAGTTTGTTCGCAGCTCTGTTTATAGCTGCTGGGTTCTTGCATATCGTCACGGCAGTGCAGGGCACGGCTCTGGATGGTACGGCAGCCTGGCTGGACGGCAAGGGCGGCGCTATCGGCAGCTTCTTTGGCGGGCTGTTACTCGGCGCGCTCGACAAACTGCCGGCTGCCATCGTATCAATTGCCTTATTTATACCAGCCGTCTTCCATGCTTTCGGGATTCCACTCAGCGTTATTTGGGATACCCTCAAGTCTATGATTCCTGAACCGCGGGAGCGCGAGGATACCGACCTGAGTACGCTTAAGAAACGCAGCAAAGCTGAGCCAATCGGCTTCAAGATCAATGAAGGCACACCGTCTATCATCGAAGCAGCCGAACCAGAAGAAGCACCGGCCCGGCCGCGTTTCGGCGGCCTCAAAAACAGTGGTGTTCGCATGGCTGCTACGGCCGCCGAAACCACCCAGGACGCGCTTACCACTACCAGCGACCCGAATTGGCAACTGCCGACGCTGACGCTGCTCAACCAAAAGCAGGATAAGCCTGACGCCGGTGATGTCAATGGCAACGCTGCTATCATCCACGACACCTTTGCCAACTTCAATATTGATGTCGAAATGGAACACGCCAATATCGGTCCGCGCGTCACCCAGTACACCCTGAAACCGCCGACTAACGTCAAACTGACTAAGATTACCGCCCTCGAAAACAACCTGGCACTCGACCTGGCAGCTCACTCTATCCGCATGGAAGCGCCGATTCCCGGCCAGCGCGCCGTCGGTATCGAGGTACCAAACGAAAAGGCTGCGACCGTCCGCATTGGTAATCTCTTCGGCTCGGCCGCCTGGAAGAAATTATCAGCAAACCCGCTCGGATTTGTTATCGGCAAGGACATTGCTGGTGACGTCGTGGTAGCAGACTTGGCCAAAATGCCGCACCTCCTCGTGGCTGGACAGACCGGCTCCGGTAAGTCAGTTATGATTAATACATTCCTGACAAGTCTGTTGTACCACAACAGTCCGAGCGACCTGAAGCTGATCCTGGTCGACCCCAAGCAGGTTGAAATGGCGCCGTACAATGACATTCCGCACCTGCTGTGTCCGGTTATCAATGAGCCAGAGAAGTGTATCAGTGCCCTGAAATGGGCGGTTGCAGAAATGGAACGCCGTCTGCGGACCATGGCAGACGTCGGTAAGCGCAATATTGGTGAGTACAACAACCTGAAGAAGGAAGAGGGCATGCCGTACATCGTGATCGTTATCGACGAGCTGGCTGACCTGATGATGATGGCCGCCCGCGATGTCGAAGCGCTCATCGTGCGTCTGGCTCAGAAAGCCCGCGCCGCTGGTATACATTTAGTGCTTGCTACCCAGCGCCCAAGCGTCGATGTTATTACCGGACTTATTAAGGCCAACGTCCCGGCCCGTATCGCCTTTACCGTTGCCAGCCAGGTCGATTCCCGGACTATCATCGATCAGATGGGTGCCGAAAAGCTGCTTGGCCGCGGTGACATGCTGCTGCTGACAAGCGACATGCCAAAACCGAAACGTGTCCAGGCCGCGTTGATCGAAGATGACGAAACCGCCAAGGTAACTGACTTCATCAAGATGCAGCGTCCGCCAGCGTATGACATGGATGTTATCAGCCAGCCAGTCCAGCTAAACGGCAAGGGCGGGGTGGTAGCTGATTCCGGCAGCGGCGGCAGTGATGCCGAGAATGATATGTTCCGCGACGCAGTCCGCGTCGTCATCGAAGGCAAGAAGGCCAGCACCAGCTTATTGCAGCGCCGCCTGCGTATCGGCTACGGTCGAGCCGCCCGCTTGATCGAGGAAATGGAAGAGCAGGGCATCATCGGCCAGGCCGACGGCGCCCGGCCGCGCGAAGTGCTGGTGAGCAGCTTGGAACAAGTATTCGGCGGCGGCAACGCTGAAGGCGACCCCGCGGCTACAGAGCCCGAACCAGCTGTCCGGCTTGTCCAGTAA